A DNA window from Leopardus geoffroyi isolate Oge1 chromosome A1, O.geoffroyi_Oge1_pat1.0, whole genome shotgun sequence contains the following coding sequences:
- the CBY2 gene encoding protein chibby homolog 2, whose protein sequence is MMAVQPEGLKCRVEEPSAERGTAEPFLRLHNLYPSPRCARQAALPRLSRRVTSQHSYPLNRFSSVPLDPMERPTSQADLELDYNPPRVQLSDEMFVFQDGRWVNENCRLYRELYFSPSSSFHHKLHHKRLAKEYLLQEENKALREENKALREENRTLRKENRILQVFWEERKATLGREESRAASPLLHKDSAALEVAKDAALQMHRLQEDSGLQLLREENRALRQRLEQRKAYWSPAEEKAGPGEESTAVPSAHEELHGPGLLPDQGTGLSSPFEESKGPSPPQDDSKTLRVLRQMVSNLSGSPGDEESKAGPGLADGSQSLELLREMHQALQALREENQNLQVLREENRLLREENRALHALREEHRVFQEENKALWENKTLKLQQKLVIDTVTEVTARMEMLIEELYSFMPAKSKDPKKPSRV, encoded by the exons ATGATGGCGGTGCAACCAGAGGGGCTGAAATGTAGGGTGGAGGAACCCAGTGCAGAG AGGGGCACAGCCGAGCCTTTCCTGAGGCTCCACAACCTGTACCCCAGCCCGCGCTGCGCCAGGCAGGCCGCCCTGCCCAGGCTGAGCCGCAGAGTGACCAGCCAGCACTCCTACCCGCTGAATCGCTTCTCCTCCGTGCCCTTGGACCCCATGGAGCGCCCCACCTCGCAGGCGGACCTCGAGCTGGATTACAACCCTCCGCGAGTGCAGCTCAGCGACGAGATGTTCGTCTTCCAGGACGGGCGCTGGGTGAACGAAAACTGCCGCCTGTACAGAGAACTGTACTTCTCTCCGTCGTCCTCTTTCCACCACAAGCTGCACCACAAGCGGCTGGCCAAGGAGTACCTGCTGCAGGAGGAGAACAAGGCGCTGCGCGAGGAGAACAAGGCGCTGCGCGAGGAGAACAGGACCCTCCGCAAGGAGAACAGGATCCTGCAGGTCTTCTGGGAGGAGCGCAAGGCCACGCTGGGCCGGGAGGAGAGCAGGGCCGCCTCGCCGCTGCTGCACAAGGACAGCGCGGCCCTGGAGGTGGCGAAGGACGCGGCCTTGCAGATGCACCGCCTTCAGGAGGACAGCGGCCTGCAGCTCCTCAGGGAGGAGAACAGGGCCCTGCGACAGCGGCTGGAGCAGAGGAAGGCCTACTGGAGCCCGGCGGAGGAGAAGGCGGGCCCCGGGGAGGAAAGCACGGCGGTCCCCTCGGCCCACGAGGAGCTCCACGGCCCCGGGCTGCTGCCGGACCAGGGCACAGGCCTCTCCTCCCCTTTCGAGGAGTCCAAGGGGCCCTCGCCCCCCCAGGACGACTCCAAGACCCTCCGCGTCCTGCGCCAGATGGTCAGCAACCTGTCCGGGTCTCCCGGGGACGAGGAGAGCAAGGCCGGCCCTGGCCTGGCTGACGGGAGCCAGTCCCTGGAGCTGCTGAGGGAGATGCACCAGGCGCTGCAGGCCCTGCGGGAGGAGAACCAGAACCTGCAGGTCCTCCGCGAGGAGAACCGGCTGCTGCGGGAGGAGAACAGGGCCCTGCACGCGCTGCGCGAGGAGCACCGCGTCTTCCAGGAGGAGAACAAGGCCCTGTGGGAGAACAAAACGCTGAAGCTGCAGCAGAAGCTGGTCATCGACACGGTGACCGAGGTCACCGCCCGGATGGAGATGCTCATCGAGGAGCTCTACTCCTTCATGCCGGCAAAGAGCAAGGACCCCAAGAAGCCCAGCAGGGTCTGA